The window TCAATAGGCATCACTGCTTTTATTGCATTTTTTATGGGTGCCGTTGTCGCGCTGCAAACATCCTTGAACCTTGCCAATCCATTGATCCCAAAATCATTAATTGGTTTTGCTGTACGTCAATCTATTATTCTAGAATTTGCTCCTACGGTAATTTCTATCATTATGGCTGGTAAAGTGGGGTCCTATATTACATCCAGTATTGGAACCATGAATGTGACTGAGCAAATTGATGCATTGAAGGTAATGGGAATCAATCCTTTAAATTATCTAGTGTTTCCTAAAGTGATTGCTATGCTTTTTTACCCACTACTGATTGCGATAATTATGTTTGTGGGAATTCTAGGTGGTTTCATAGCGGCTGTATTTGGTGATTTAGTTAGTGCTCAAGATTTTATAATCGGTTTGCAGGATACATTCGTTCCCTATCAGGTACTGTATGCTTTCATAAAAACTATGGTATTTGGTATAATACTGGCTACCATCCCTAGTTATCATGGGTACTATATGAAAGGCGGTGCGCTCGAGGTTGGTGAAGCCTCTACAACATCTTTTGTTTGGACTTGTGTTGCCATCATTGTTGCTAACTACTTATTGACTTTACTTCTTCTCTGATGATCGAAATAAAAGATTTACATAAAAGCTTTAATGAAGAAATCATCCTTAACGGCATAGATGCAGAATTTATCGCTGGAAAAACTAATATGATCATTGGATCCAGTGGATCTGGAAAATCTGTTTTTCTAAAGAACATGCTGGGCCTTTTTAAACCAGATGCAGGAGAAATCATTTATGACGGTGAGCGATTAAATGAAATGGATGAAGACCGTCAGAAAGAATTGCGTGAGCAAATGGGGATGTTATTTCAGCACAGTGCTCTTTTTGATTCCATGACGGTTGAAGAAAACGTCATGTTCCCGTTACGCATGTTTACTAAAATGCGTCGCAAAGAACGTCAAGAAAGAGCAAACGACATTTTAGAGCGCGTAAACCTAATCAACCTTAATAAGAAAAAGCCAAGTGAGATTTCCGGTGGACAGCAAAAAAGGGTCGCTCTAGCAAGAGCTGTGGTAAATCGTCCTAAATTCCTGTTTTGTGATGAGCCAAATTCTGGACTAGACCCTAAAACTGCAACAATTATCGATAATTTGATTCAGGAGTTAACTCATGAATCAAATATGACTACCGTTATTATTTCTCATGATATGAATTCTGTACTTGAAATAGGAGAAACCATTATCTTTTTGAAAGACGGTAAAATTGCTTGGAAAGGAAATAATAAGCAGATCTTTAAAACAGATAATGAGTCTGTAACTGATTTCGTTTACAGCTCAGAACTATTCCGTAAAGTGCGGATT of the Nonlabens marinus S1-08 genome contains:
- a CDS encoding MlaE family ABC transporter permease — its product is MKIFTHLGKYMIMLFEVFRRPTKAIVLKELILKEIDDLIIGSIGITAFIAFFMGAVVALQTSLNLANPLIPKSLIGFAVRQSIILEFAPTVISIIMAGKVGSYITSSIGTMNVTEQIDALKVMGINPLNYLVFPKVIAMLFYPLLIAIIMFVGILGGFIAAVFGDLVSAQDFIIGLQDTFVPYQVLYAFIKTMVFGIILATIPSYHGYYMKGGALEVGEASTTSFVWTCVAIIVANYLLTLLLL
- a CDS encoding ABC transporter ATP-binding protein → MIEIKDLHKSFNEEIILNGIDAEFIAGKTNMIIGSSGSGKSVFLKNMLGLFKPDAGEIIYDGERLNEMDEDRQKELREQMGMLFQHSALFDSMTVEENVMFPLRMFTKMRRKERQERANDILERVNLINLNKKKPSEISGGQQKRVALARAVVNRPKFLFCDEPNSGLDPKTATIIDNLIQELTHESNMTTVIISHDMNSVLEIGETIIFLKDGKIAWKGNNKQIFKTDNESVTDFVYSSELFRKVRIAQNKGL